The genome window TCTAGGCTTTAAGGAATGAAGATTAGTCGAACTTTTTCCACCAATTTTATTCTTATTCTTTCATTTTTAATTACTATAAACTGCGACACATCAAAGAAGAAAGATGATAATCTTGTAGAAAATCTGCTATGCTACTCTTTTGCAAATTGTGGAAATTCCAATGGAACTCGTTTTGGAATGTTGGGAGATAGTTGGACGGATCTTTTATTTGGTGCTCCAGCAATTCAAACTCTTAGATACCATCTCGAGAATTCATACGATTATAAAATCACAGGAGCGACCTTGGGTGGACAAGAAATCTCGCGAGTGCTATCAGGAGGACTTCATATTCAAGTAATTGATCAAGCAGGAGCAGATATAAAATATATGCTCTTATCTTTGGGTGGAAATGATTTACAATTCAATCCAGGAGCATATGTATTGGATCCAATAGGAGAGAGAGCAAAGAGATTTGCAGAATTCGAATCCAATCTAAAGACGATCGTCTATTCAGGAAATCTCCACAAACAAAATAAATACGGAGGTGAACCTTTAATCTGGATCATTCATGGCTATGATTATCCCAACCCACTGAATGAGAATCAACTATCCTCTACATCTTGTAGGTCATCATTACTTGCAGCGGGATTTGCTGATTCTCAGATTCAGCAATTCACATCAGGAAATTTAGATCTATTCAATGATTTCCTGCAGAATCTGACTTTTGAAATACCTGGTCTGGTGTATATCAATCTAAGAGGAAATTTAGGTGGTCCACCTTATTCAGATGCCGGAAATATGTTTGATTGTATTCATCCCACTTCATTGGGTTTTAAAACAATAACAGACAAGTACGTGTTACAGCTTAAAGTAACTACAGGAGATGAAAAGTGAAGTATTTTAAAAATTCATCTCACTCAATCAATATCTCTAAAGCTGTTCATTTTTTAGTTAAGAATTGCAAATATACATTATATTTTTCCATTGCAGTAATCTATATTTTCTCTGCAGATTCGATTTCAGCTCAAGAGAATTCTTCCAAATTTCGACATCCTTTAAATATCCAAGCAGTTGGATTGTATTCTAAAATTCAACTCGATGGAACAAGCTGGGAACGAAGAGACGGAGAGACCTATCAGAATAGTAAAAAAGGAATTGTAGAAGGTGAGTTCAAAGCTTTAGAAAATCTATCGTTTGCATTTAATACTGGTTATACAAACTTTACAAATACCGATTCGGGTTCTTACAAGGCAAGAGATCGAATAGGTTTCGGAGTCAAGTCAGCTTGGGAAGGAAAAGACTGGTTGTTTGGGATGGGACTGTATGGATATAGCAAAGATTCACATATTCCTAAGACGGAAACTGTCAATCCGAACTTATATTTGGTTCGACCTTACATCGGTGGCGGATTTCAATTCATTGGGTTTCAGATACTTGCCAATATTGAATTCCAATCCGAAACCAATTCCAAATTTAATGAATCCTATAATGAAGAATTTCGTCGCCACTACAAAGTAGGTGCTTCTGTCTCCTATGGGTTTACGGATTTCTTAACAGGATTTCTCGAAGCAGAAACTCGCATCCCCTACAATAAGGAAATTGATACAAATACTCGCTACGGAAATGTATATCCAGGAATATCCTACAAATCAGATGTCGGTACATTTGCAGTTTCCGCTGGATTCCCAGTGATTGATGACAGACTGTTCGATCGCCAAGTTCGATTAAGTTATTTCTACTTTTGGTA of Leptospira sp. GIMC2001 contains these proteins:
- a CDS encoding SGNH/GDSL hydrolase family protein, with product MKISRTFSTNFILILSFLITINCDTSKKKDDNLVENLLCYSFANCGNSNGTRFGMLGDSWTDLLFGAPAIQTLRYHLENSYDYKITGATLGGQEISRVLSGGLHIQVIDQAGADIKYMLLSLGGNDLQFNPGAYVLDPIGERAKRFAEFESNLKTIVYSGNLHKQNKYGGEPLIWIIHGYDYPNPLNENQLSSTSCRSSLLAAGFADSQIQQFTSGNLDLFNDFLQNLTFEIPGLVYINLRGNLGGPPYSDAGNMFDCIHPTSLGFKTITDKYVLQLKVTTGDEK